One window of the Colletotrichum destructivum chromosome 6, complete sequence genome contains the following:
- a CDS encoding Putative FCP1 domain, HAD superfamily protein yields MLSRAARIARLQPTAAQLYRSVATPAGRPQFLASSWSRTFAQDNKPKDPISGTPTDQQKPAGSTPGEVETPASSSSDYQAAYEEAAEASSKTSSTQTPKSDVKPDAADATEAPEQAAPTGPLPDLTQGIPSTLAYEMSGATNKAALAAMAEEDAVAQGGGRGRGELPDSAYVSSTDKKRQQFASRMFLAFVGFSAAGVVYLGRNWDDKEEEARHAETAPNGWSFSAWWARVTARTGDFMNYYQEPAFEKLLPDPDPSFERPYTLCISLEDMLVHSEWTREHGWRVAKRPGVDYFLRYLSQYYELVLFTSVPFAIGEPLVRKLDPFRFIMWPLYREATKYKDGEVVKDLSYLNRDLSKVIILDTSEKHVQNQPENAIVLPKWTGDSKDKELVSLIPFLEYIHTMQYGDVRKVLKSFEGKHIPTEFARREAIARAEFNKQVEAKKKKAPSGMGMLGGMLGLKPSNMSLMVSPDGEQNPHEALAQGKMLQDIARERGQRNYELLEKEIRENGEKWLKEEAAMQEKAQQEAMQNMMGSFGGWFVKGDDANKKQ; encoded by the exons ATGCTGTCGAGGGCAGCTCGGATCGCGCGTCTGCAGCCGACTGCGGCGCAGCTCTACCGCTCCGTCGCAACACCAGCTGGGAGACCCCAATTTCTAGCTTCATCATGGAGCAGAACTTTCGCCCAGGACAACAAGCCGAAGGACCCCATTTCCGGGACGCCTACTGACCAGCAGAAGCCTGCCGGATCAACACcaggcgaggtcgagaccCCAGCTTCGTCGAGCTCCGACTATCAAGCAGCCTACGAGGAGGCTGCCGAAGCGTCATCAAAAACCTCTTCGACCCAGACCCCCAAATCCGACGTCAAGCcagatgccgccgatgcgaCAGAAGCTCCCGAACAGGCCGCGCCTACAGGCCCTCTGCCCGACCTCACCCAGGGTATTCCTTCCACCCTAGCCTACGAGATGTCCGGCGCGACCAACAAGGCGGCTCTCGCTGCCAtggccgaggaagatgccgtcGCTCAGGGTGGTGGCCGCGGCCGTGGAGAGCTCCCCGATTCGGCATACGTTTCGTCGACAGACAAGAAGCGCCAGCAATTCGCAAGTCGCATGTTCCTCGCTTTCGTCGGCTTCAGCGCCGCCGGTGTAGTCTATCTCGGACGCAACTGGGATGacaaggaagaggaggctaGGCATGCCGAGACTGCCCCCAACGGCTGGAGTTTTAGTGCTTGGTGGGCTAGAGTCACTGCCCGCACGGGCGACTTCATGAACTACTACCAGGAGCCTGCCTTCGAGAAGCTTCTCCCCGACCCTGACCCGTCGTTCGAGCGTCCCTACACCCTGTGTATCAGCTTGGAGGACATGCTCGTCCACAGCGAATGGACTCGCGAGCACGGCTGGAGAGTGGCCAAGCGGCCCGGCGTCGACTACTTCCTGCGATACCTCAGCCAGTACTATGAGTTGGTTCTCTTCACCAGCGTTCCCTTTGCTATTGGCGAGCCCCTCGTTAGGAAGCTCGATCCCTTCCGCTTCATTATGTGGCCCCTCTACCGGGAAGCAACCAAGTACAAGGACGGAGAGGTTGTCAAG GATCTTTCGTACCTGAACCGCGATCTGTCCAAGGTCATCATTCTCGATACCAGCGAAAAACATGTCCAGAACCAGCCCGAGAACGCCATCGTCCTGCCCAAGTGGACAGGCGACTCTAAGGACAAGGAGCTCGTCAGCCTGATTCCGTTCCTCGAGTATATCCACACGATGCAGTACGGCGATGTTCGTAAGGTCCTCAAGTCCTTCGAGGGCAAGCATATCCCTACCGAGTTCGCCCGCCGCGAGGCCATTGCACGAGCCGAGTTTAACAAGcaggtcgaggccaagaagaagaaggcaccATCCGGCATGGGTATGCTCGGCGGCATGCTCGGCCTCAAGCCGTCTAACATGAGTCTGATGGTGTCCCCTGACGGCGAGCAAAACCCCCATGAGGCTCTTGCCCAGGGCAAGATGCTCCAAGACATTGCACGCGAGCGTGGTCAGCGCAACTacgagcttctcgagaaggagatccGTGAAAACGGTGAAAAGTGGCTCAAGGAAGAGGCTGCCATGCAGGAGAAAGCCCAGCAGGAGGCCATGCAAAACATGATGGGTTCCTTCGGCGGGTGGTTCGTCAAGGGTGACGATGCCAACAAGAAGCAGTAA